The Cellulophaga sp. L1A9 genome window below encodes:
- a CDS encoding TonB-dependent receptor: MNGRTPIKTLLLFIFLVAQINYATANDPIKTESEDAKIALVAFLDELSKKHTVYFTYNPEVLSGSSLNPEEYNYNRLDKILTKLEEKTSFDFEYLGNKYYAVYGKEIERSILEKVEVGTSKKVNTSLRFLVIQNSVSGKIVDQDGIPLAGANIIEKGTTNGTTTDFDGNYTITVSDDATLVFSYIGYNTTEQKIAGRNTINVSLNEGEQLDEIIMVGNRSKPRTAIESAVPIDNIGVSELKNTGQPTVDKMLTYKVPSFNSTNQTVSDATAHFDPADLRGLGPSRTLVLINGKRKNQSALVYINDTPGKGEVGVDLKSIPSAAIERIEVLRDGASAQYGSDAIAGIINMVLKKNVEYTTININTGITTEGDGFNFGADLNSSINIGDNGGYLNFTLGYYEQESTNRAGTPGEDSLFGIAANDPTWGDWLAANPDLGMTIGQPEMKNADVFFNAGVPFKNGNGEFYTFGGLTYRTGKSFALYRAPYWVGDPFNLLHDENQPYDGFQPSFETDIRDNNVTIGIKTKFLGFNVDLSGTYGRNAVDYTVSNSLNPALGASSPTSFDVGAYTFSNTLSNLDFSRGFGDFNIAFGAEVREERFTAKAGDTASYVLGGAQSFPGLQPSNAVIAERNNFGVYGDAEWDITEAFLIGGAIRFEDFSDFGSNSSWKVSSRYLFGESKGAIRASYSTGFRAPSLHQIYLSNVQTLVSGNTISNQGTFNNVDPVIRDGLGVPQLTAETSKNISAGLTYKVTNDFTLALDYYNVKMDDRVLFTGEIGFDSDDANTNPVEQILIDNSITSLKFFVNAVNTTTNGVDLVASYKDISLGGGYLNATLSANFNETKIDGEINTPTLLAQNNYDIFNRKEESRIISARPKSKVLLGLDYAIKDLTVVLNNTYFGEVTWQHATDIDKDQTFSGKIITDLIFNYNFSSKISGNIGVNNLLNVYPDEIITKGDVVTDLGGRFKYPWEVNQFGFNGTTLRAGLNFKF; encoded by the coding sequence ATGAACGGGAGAACTCCAATTAAAACACTGCTTCTATTCATTTTTCTAGTAGCACAAATAAATTATGCTACTGCAAATGATCCTATTAAAACGGAAAGTGAAGATGCTAAAATTGCCTTAGTGGCTTTTCTAGATGAACTAAGTAAAAAACACACAGTTTACTTTACCTATAACCCAGAAGTACTCTCGGGCTCTTCATTAAATCCTGAAGAGTACAATTATAATCGTTTAGATAAAATTCTAACTAAACTTGAAGAGAAGACTAGTTTTGATTTTGAATATCTAGGAAATAAGTACTATGCTGTTTATGGAAAAGAGATAGAAAGAAGTATTCTTGAAAAAGTTGAAGTTGGCACATCAAAAAAAGTAAATACTTCTTTACGTTTTTTAGTCATTCAAAATTCTGTTTCAGGAAAAATTGTAGACCAGGACGGTATTCCTTTAGCGGGTGCTAATATTATCGAAAAAGGTACCACAAATGGAACAACAACAGATTTTGACGGCAACTACACGATCACAGTTAGTGATGATGCCACACTAGTCTTTAGCTATATTGGTTACAATACTACAGAACAAAAAATAGCAGGAAGAAATACTATAAACGTAAGTTTAAACGAAGGAGAACAACTAGATGAGATTATCATGGTAGGTAATCGTTCTAAGCCTAGAACAGCAATTGAATCTGCCGTACCTATAGATAATATTGGTGTTTCGGAACTTAAAAATACCGGGCAACCTACCGTAGATAAGATGCTTACGTATAAAGTACCTTCTTTCAACTCTACGAATCAAACCGTTTCAGATGCAACTGCCCATTTTGATCCTGCAGACTTGAGAGGCTTAGGACCAAGCAGAACTTTGGTGCTAATAAATGGAAAACGAAAAAACCAAAGTGCATTAGTTTATATAAATGATACCCCTGGTAAAGGTGAAGTTGGTGTTGATTTAAAAAGTATTCCTTCCGCAGCAATTGAACGCATAGAAGTATTACGAGATGGAGCCTCTGCACAGTATGGCTCTGATGCTATAGCAGGAATAATCAACATGGTTTTGAAAAAAAATGTAGAGTATACTACTATAAATATCAATACAGGAATAACTACAGAAGGTGATGGCTTTAATTTTGGAGCAGATTTGAATTCTTCAATAAATATAGGTGACAACGGTGGGTATTTAAATTTCACTCTAGGATACTATGAACAAGAATCTACAAACAGAGCAGGAACTCCTGGAGAAGATTCTCTGTTTGGAATCGCGGCAAATGACCCTACATGGGGAGACTGGTTAGCTGCAAATCCAGATTTAGGAATGACTATCGGTCAACCAGAAATGAAAAACGCTGATGTATTTTTCAATGCTGGCGTCCCATTTAAAAATGGGAATGGAGAGTTTTACACTTTCGGTGGCCTAACCTATAGAACAGGTAAAAGCTTTGCGCTTTACAGAGCTCCATATTGGGTGGGAGACCCATTTAACCTGCTACATGATGAAAACCAACCTTATGATGGTTTTCAACCTTCGTTTGAAACTGATATTAGAGACAATAATGTTACTATAGGTATAAAAACTAAATTTTTAGGCTTTAATGTAGACTTAAGCGGAACCTATGGTAGAAATGCAGTAGATTATACAGTGAGCAATAGTCTAAACCCTGCTTTAGGAGCAAGTAGCCCTACCTCATTTGATGTTGGTGCGTATACTTTTAGCAATACATTAAGCAATTTAGATTTCTCTAGAGGTTTTGGCGATTTCAATATTGCTTTTGGTGCGGAAGTCCGTGAAGAACGCTTTACCGCTAAAGCAGGAGATACGGCATCATACGTTTTAGGAGGAGCCCAATCATTTCCAGGATTACAGCCGTCTAATGCCGTTATTGCCGAAAGAAATAATTTTGGTGTTTATGGTGATGCTGAATGGGATATCACGGAAGCTTTTTTAATTGGTGGCGCCATCAGATTTGAGGATTTCAGTGATTTTGGCAGCAATAGTTCTTGGAAAGTAAGCTCTAGGTATTTATTTGGCGAAAGTAAAGGGGCTATAAGAGCCTCTTATAGTACTGGATTTAGAGCTCCTTCACTTCATCAAATCTATTTAAGCAATGTACAAACATTGGTTTCTGGAAATACAATATCTAACCAAGGAACATTTAATAACGTTGATCCTGTAATAAGAGACGGACTAGGTGTGCCACAGTTAACTGCAGAGACTTCTAAAAATATTTCTGCCGGACTTACTTATAAAGTAACCAATGACTTCACTTTAGCATTGGATTACTACAATGTAAAAATGGACGACAGAGTACTTTTTACAGGAGAGATAGGGTTTGATAGTGATGATGCAAACACAAATCCTGTAGAACAAATATTAATAGACAATTCTATCACTAGCCTCAAATTTTTTGTAAATGCTGTAAATACCACCACAAACGGAGTAGATTTAGTTGCTTCCTATAAGGACATTTCTTTAGGTGGCGGTTATTTAAATGCAACACTTTCTGCTAATTTCAATGAAACTAAAATTGACGGAGAAATTAACACTCCTACCCTTTTAGCACAAAACAATTACGATATATTCAACAGAAAAGAAGAATCTAGAATTATTTCAGCTAGACCTAAGTCTAAAGTTTTGTTAGGATTAGATTATGCTATTAAAGACCTGACCGTCGTATTGAACAATACCTATTTTGGCGAAGTAACCTGGCAACATGCCACGGATATTGACAAAGATCAAACTTTCTCTGGAAAAATTATTACTGATTTAATTTTCAATTACAATTTCTCAAGTAAAATAAGTGGAAACATAGGTGTAAACAACTTATTAAATGTTTACCCTGACGAAATTATCACTAAAGGTGATGTTGTTACTGATTTAGGAGGGCGCTTTAAATATCCTTGGGAAGTAAATCAATTTGGGTTCAACGGCACCACATTACGCGCTGGCCTAAATTTCAAATTTTAA
- a CDS encoding TonB-dependent receptor: protein MKLTNLLLLTLMFSVTSLFSQSEVKGTVKDGDGIPLAGANIVVKGSTNGTTTDFDGNYTIEAPSDGTLVFSYIGFETKEKKIGGQTTINITLSEGNQLDEFVVVGSRTAPRSNVDSALPVDVIGAKDLTSTGQVSFDKALQYKIPSFNTVQTPVNDATSLLDPYEIRNMGPSRTLILINGKRKNLSALLYTQTSPGRGETGADISAIPTDAIKRVEILRDGASAQYGSDAIAGVMNIILKDSPTEGSATVRTGITSEGDGEMFGVAVNNGSTIDEDKGFINYTIDLSKVNQANRPGTVDADGEFADFYDPNAAELLTLSDVEEFLGRNPDAGNINGSPETAAAKFEVNMGYDLSDNTQLYANAAYVYKKVNSFANYRTPYWRTLDENTGFPYLADFFPGDNPTTENGYDGYVPTFEGLLSDYNGTIGFKTVKNDWNIDVSFTTGGNSQTYTVSDTHNRNVVYSPSTWIDANGNGTLDDGEITEGSELYRENSQQSFDPGGTKFSHNVGNIDISRLLSDKVSIGVGAEFRAETFEVIEGELASYDGGGADSFAGNSPENSGKFNRYNFGGYLSLDYDVTDAFLLSGTIRTENYSDFGNTFVYKFSSRLKLTDQLTARASISSGFRAPTLHQIYTQKAQYSFVPGQGIQVGGLINNVSTQAKLLGIPQLDAETSNNFTVGFGGKLANNFSFTVDYYNIAVKDRIVLGSEIGGTAFDTDGNNIGTTALDDILRDNNLSDVSFFSNAIDTKTSGIDVVISKKNIEIGNGSLDLNLSGNYTIQNERDGAVKDIDLVADSGQSVVNDTQEALFFTSRPETKWILGANYEIGKFGFSLNNTYFGKTSFANDGLQDLEKRFIDAADLPADASQDGGWDLRTEFIPKIVTDLGISFNATEKLTLALNINNLFDVLPEWKFTDPTSTGQAVLDGAAVSNSPSNLITFNQRYSQMTYDGYHFSQLGTMLNLSINYRF, encoded by the coding sequence ATGAAATTGACTAATTTATTACTACTAACGCTAATGTTTAGCGTTACAAGCCTTTTCTCGCAAAGCGAGGTAAAAGGAACCGTGAAAGACGGCGATGGTATTCCGCTAGCAGGAGCCAATATTGTCGTAAAAGGCTCTACAAATGGTACTACTACAGACTTTGATGGAAACTACACTATTGAAGCTCCTAGTGACGGAACCTTAGTATTTAGCTACATTGGTTTTGAAACCAAAGAGAAGAAAATTGGAGGCCAAACGACCATCAATATAACTTTATCTGAAGGTAACCAATTAGATGAATTTGTTGTTGTAGGTTCAAGAACAGCGCCAAGAAGTAATGTGGATAGCGCATTACCTGTTGATGTTATTGGTGCTAAAGATTTAACCTCTACGGGACAAGTATCATTTGATAAAGCTTTACAGTACAAAATACCCTCTTTTAATACGGTACAAACTCCTGTAAATGATGCAACGTCTTTGTTAGATCCATATGAAATTAGAAATATGGGACCTTCTAGAACATTAATATTGATTAATGGAAAGCGCAAGAACTTAAGTGCCTTATTATACACACAAACTTCTCCAGGCCGTGGTGAAACAGGAGCAGATATTTCTGCTATTCCTACAGATGCTATTAAAAGAGTTGAAATTTTGCGTGATGGTGCTTCTGCCCAATATGGTTCTGATGCAATTGCTGGTGTAATGAACATTATTCTAAAAGATAGTCCTACTGAAGGATCTGCGACGGTTAGAACTGGTATCACAAGCGAGGGTGATGGAGAAATGTTTGGTGTTGCAGTTAACAATGGCTCTACCATTGACGAAGACAAAGGTTTTATCAACTATACAATTGACTTATCTAAAGTTAATCAAGCCAATAGACCTGGCACAGTTGATGCTGATGGTGAATTTGCTGATTTTTATGACCCTAATGCAGCGGAATTACTTACGTTATCGGATGTTGAAGAATTTTTAGGTAGAAATCCAGATGCAGGTAATATTAATGGTTCACCTGAAACTGCAGCTGCAAAATTTGAAGTGAATATGGGTTATGATTTGAGTGATAATACTCAGTTATACGCAAATGCAGCCTACGTTTACAAAAAAGTAAATAGTTTTGCGAATTACAGAACACCTTATTGGAGAACTCTTGATGAAAATACTGGGTTTCCTTATTTAGCAGATTTCTTTCCTGGAGATAATCCAACAACAGAGAATGGTTATGATGGTTATGTACCTACTTTTGAAGGTTTATTAAGTGACTATAATGGAACTATCGGCTTTAAAACAGTTAAGAACGATTGGAATATCGATGTAAGTTTTACGACAGGTGGTAATTCTCAAACGTATACCGTAAGTGATACACACAATAGAAACGTTGTGTATTCTCCATCAACATGGATTGATGCAAATGGTAATGGTACATTAGATGATGGTGAAATTACAGAAGGGTCTGAATTATACAGAGAGAACAGTCAACAATCTTTTGATCCGGGAGGTACAAAATTTTCACATAATGTAGGAAATATTGATATTTCTAGATTATTATCAGATAAAGTAAGTATTGGTGTTGGAGCCGAATTTAGAGCTGAAACTTTTGAAGTTATTGAGGGAGAATTAGCTTCTTATGATGGTGGTGGTGCAGATTCTTTTGCAGGAAATAGTCCTGAGAATTCAGGGAAATTTAACCGTTACAATTTTGGGGGTTACTTATCTTTAGATTATGATGTAACTGATGCATTTTTATTAAGTGGTACCATTAGAACAGAAAATTATTCTGATTTTGGAAATACGTTTGTGTATAAGTTTAGTTCTCGTTTAAAATTAACGGATCAACTTACCGCCAGAGCTTCTATTTCTTCTGGATTTAGAGCACCTACATTACACCAAATCTATACACAAAAAGCACAATATAGTTTTGTACCTGGACAAGGGATTCAAGTGGGGGGGTTAATTAATAATGTATCTACACAGGCTAAGCTTTTAGGCATTCCTCAACTAGATGCTGAAACTTCTAACAACTTCACTGTTGGTTTTGGTGGAAAACTTGCTAATAATTTTAGTTTCACTGTTGATTATTATAACATTGCCGTAAAAGACCGTATTGTTTTAGGTTCTGAAATAGGAGGAACAGCTTTTGATACCGATGGAAATAATATAGGTACTACTGCTTTAGATGATATCTTAAGAGATAATAATTTATCAGATGTAAGTTTCTTTTCTAATGCAATAGATACTAAAACTTCTGGTATTGATGTGGTAATTAGCAAAAAGAATATTGAAATTGGTAACGGAAGTCTAGATTTAAATTTATCTGGAAATTACACGATTCAGAACGAGAGAGATGGGGCTGTGAAAGATATTGATTTAGTTGCTGATTCAGGTCAATCTGTAGTGAACGATACGCAAGAAGCTTTATTCTTTACTTCTAGACCAGAAACTAAGTGGATTTTGGGTGCTAATTATGAAATTGGTAAATTCGGTTTTTCTCTAAATAATACGTATTTCGGAAAAACATCATTCGCAAATGATGGTCTTCAAGATTTGGAGAAAAGATTTATAGATGCCGCTGATCTTCCTGCTGATGCAAGTCAAGATGGCGGATGGGATTTGAGAACTGAATTTATTCCTAAAATTGTCACTGATTTAGGAATTAGTTTTAATGCTACAGAAAAATTAACATTAGCCTTAAATATCAATAATTTATTTGATGTTTTACCAGAATGGAAATTTACAGATCCAACTTCAACTGGTCAAGCTGTGTTAGATGGTGCTGCAGTTTCTAACTCTCCCTCTAATTTAATTACATTCAATCAACGATACTCACAAATGACTTATGATGGTTACCATTTTAGTCAATTAGGAACTATGCTAAACTTATCCATTAACTATAGGTTTTAA
- a CDS encoding 4Fe-4S dicluster domain-containing protein, with amino-acid sequence MAIIITDECINCGACEPECPNTAIYEGADEWRYSDGTSLKGEVVLPNGKEVDADIVQEPISDEVYYISPDKCTECVGFHEEPQCAAVCPVDCCVPDDDHVETEEVLLTKQKFMHPEG; translated from the coding sequence ATGGCAATTATAATAACTGATGAGTGTATAAATTGCGGAGCATGCGAACCAGAATGCCCAAATACTGCAATATATGAAGGTGCTGATGAATGGCGTTATAGTGATGGAACCTCTTTAAAAGGCGAGGTTGTTTTACCTAATGGTAAGGAAGTAGATGCGGACATTGTACAAGAGCCAATAAGTGATGAAGTATACTATATCTCTCCTGATAAATGTACAGAATGCGTAGGATTTCATGAAGAGCCTCAATGTGCTGCTGTTTGTCCGGTAGATTGTTGTGTGCCAGATGATGATCATGTGGAGACGGAAGAAGTTTTATTAACGAAACAAAAATTTATGCACCCAGAGGGATAG
- a CDS encoding acyl-CoA reductase, translated as MTDHTQRIKAFVKLGTFFREFCDSTNNLQGKLEHSSQSFNILEDKIALAKHKNGWFTRENILFSFNSWANALTDINLNAWLTKYQFQENNTPKTVALILAGNIPLVGFHDVLCVLVTGNKALIKLSSNDNILLPEVANILIDIAPEFEGYIKFESDKLSSFDTVIATGSNNTARYFEHYFKNKPHIIRKNRNSVAILTGNETAEQLKALGEDIFLYYGLGCRSVAKLFIPKGYNFDLFFESLYEYHPIIEQAKYANNYDYNKAVYLMSNFKLLENGFLILKNDESYSSPIASLFYEEYETIDLLKQKLRVDQEKVQCIVSQGLFDSEITFGQTQSPKLTDYADNVDTIAFLLRNS; from the coding sequence ATGACAGACCATACACAACGAATTAAAGCTTTTGTTAAACTTGGTACTTTTTTTAGAGAATTTTGCGATTCTACTAACAATCTGCAAGGTAAGCTTGAGCATTCTTCCCAATCATTTAACATTTTAGAAGACAAAATAGCATTAGCCAAACATAAAAATGGATGGTTTACACGTGAAAATATACTTTTTAGTTTCAATAGCTGGGCTAATGCTCTTACAGATATAAACTTAAATGCTTGGTTGACCAAGTACCAATTTCAAGAAAATAATACCCCTAAAACAGTTGCACTTATCTTAGCTGGAAACATCCCACTTGTGGGCTTTCACGATGTTCTTTGTGTTTTAGTAACCGGAAACAAAGCGCTAATAAAACTTTCCTCAAATGACAACATTTTATTACCTGAAGTCGCAAATATACTAATTGATATTGCTCCTGAATTTGAGGGTTATATCAAATTTGAAAGTGATAAACTATCTAGTTTCGATACTGTAATTGCGACAGGAAGTAATAATACGGCTCGTTATTTTGAACATTATTTTAAAAATAAGCCCCATATTATTCGTAAAAATAGAAATTCTGTAGCCATATTAACTGGAAATGAAACTGCTGAACAGCTAAAAGCCTTGGGAGAAGATATTTTTCTTTATTATGGTTTGGGATGTCGCAGCGTTGCAAAACTCTTTATTCCTAAAGGATATAATTTTGATTTATTTTTTGAATCACTTTATGAATACCATCCTATAATAGAACAAGCAAAATATGCTAATAATTATGATTACAATAAGGCCGTATACCTCATGAGTAATTTTAAGCTTTTAGAAAACGGATTTTTAATCTTAAAAAATGACGAGAGCTACTCCTCTCCTATTGCCTCTCTTTTTTATGAAGAATATGAAACTATAGACCTTCTAAAACAAAAATTACGCGTAGATCAAGAAAAAGTACAATGTATTGTCTCTCAAGGGCTTTTTGACTCTGAAATCACATTTGGACAAACACAAAGTCCAAAATTAACAGACTATGCAGATAATGTTGATACAATCGCATTCCTGTTAAGAAACTCTTAG
- the serC gene encoding 3-phosphoserine/phosphohydroxythreonine transaminase — translation MKKHNFSAGPCILPQEVLLKASEAVQDYNGSGLSLIEMSHRSTEFVAIMENARSLALELLGLEGKGYKALFLQGGASMEFVRVAYNLLETKAGYLNTGTWANNAIKEAKFFGEVVEVASSKNENYNHIPKIYGVPNDLDYLHVTSNNTIYGTQMKTFPKVNVPLVCDMSSDIFSKQIDFSQFDLIYAGAQKNMGPAGTELVVIKEDILGKVSRKIPSILDYQVSIAKESMFNTPAVFPIYVSMLTLEWLKGIGGISVIEEINNKKAQLLYSEIDLNPLFKGYANIEDRSTMNATFSITDDKLKPAFDAAWKEAGVSGINGHRSIGGYRASMYNALTLESVGVLVDVMSEMERKA, via the coding sequence ATGAAAAAGCATAATTTTAGCGCAGGCCCGTGTATATTACCACAAGAAGTGTTATTAAAAGCCTCTGAGGCGGTACAAGATTACAACGGTTCAGGATTGTCTCTTATAGAAATGTCTCATAGAAGTACAGAGTTTGTAGCTATCATGGAAAATGCTAGATCACTTGCTTTAGAACTGTTAGGACTAGAAGGTAAAGGCTATAAAGCTTTATTTTTACAAGGAGGAGCTAGTATGGAGTTTGTTCGTGTTGCTTACAACTTATTAGAAACAAAAGCGGGTTATTTAAATACTGGTACTTGGGCAAATAATGCTATTAAAGAAGCGAAATTTTTTGGTGAAGTGGTGGAAGTTGCTTCTTCAAAAAATGAAAACTATAACCATATTCCAAAAATATATGGCGTTCCTAATGATTTAGATTACTTACATGTAACCTCAAATAATACTATTTATGGAACTCAAATGAAAACGTTTCCAAAAGTGAATGTTCCTTTGGTTTGCGACATGAGTTCTGATATTTTTTCTAAACAAATAGATTTCTCTCAGTTTGATTTAATTTATGCCGGTGCTCAAAAAAATATGGGTCCTGCAGGAACAGAGTTAGTTGTTATAAAAGAAGATATCTTAGGAAAAGTATCCCGTAAAATTCCTTCTATTTTAGACTATCAGGTAAGTATTGCAAAAGAAAGTATGTTTAACACGCCTGCAGTATTTCCTATCTATGTCTCTATGCTAACTTTAGAATGGTTAAAAGGTATCGGTGGTATTTCTGTAATAGAAGAAATAAACAACAAAAAAGCACAATTATTATATTCTGAAATAGATTTGAATCCTTTATTTAAAGGCTATGCAAACATAGAAGATAGATCTACAATGAATGCAACTTTTAGCATTACCGATGATAAATTAAAACCTGCTTTTGATGCTGCTTGGAAAGAAGCTGGTGTTAGCGGAATTAACGGTCATAGATCTATCGGGGGTTATAGAGCGTCTATGTATAATGCTTTAACACTAGAGAGTGTTGGTGTATTAGTAGATGTTATGAGCGAAATGGAAAGAAAAGCATAG
- a CDS encoding D-2-hydroxyacid dehydrogenase yields the protein MRILANDGISQAGIDALKSNGFEVLTVNVAQNQLIDYINKHTISALLVRSATEVRKDIIDQCPGLKLIGRGGVGMDNIDVAYAEEKGVHVINTPEASSESVAELVFAHLYGAVRFLYDSNRNMPLDGDSRFKDLKKDYSSGSELKGKTLGIIGFGKIGQATAKIALGVGMNVLYHDSEIEETSISLNFYDGQTINFNLKNNSKEAVLKSADFITLHVPKQKAYVIGKSEFGLMKDGVGIINTARGGALDEVALIDAMESRKVAFAGLDVYESEPKPEIKILMHPDISLTPHIGAATKEAQDRIGVELATKISSLLK from the coding sequence ATGAGAATATTAGCAAACGATGGAATTTCTCAAGCTGGGATTGATGCATTAAAATCAAATGGCTTTGAAGTTTTAACCGTAAATGTTGCGCAAAATCAACTTATTGATTACATCAATAAGCATACTATTTCAGCACTTTTAGTACGTAGTGCCACAGAAGTTAGAAAAGATATTATAGACCAATGCCCAGGACTAAAATTAATTGGTCGTGGTGGTGTTGGTATGGATAATATAGATGTTGCATATGCCGAAGAAAAAGGAGTTCATGTTATAAATACACCCGAAGCTTCTTCTGAATCTGTTGCTGAGCTAGTTTTTGCTCATTTATACGGTGCCGTTCGCTTTTTATATGATTCAAACAGGAATATGCCTTTAGATGGCGATAGTCGTTTTAAGGACCTTAAAAAGGATTATTCTAGCGGTTCTGAGCTGAAAGGAAAAACATTAGGAATTATAGGATTTGGGAAAATTGGTCAAGCCACTGCCAAAATTGCGTTAGGTGTTGGTATGAACGTTCTTTATCATGATTCTGAAATTGAAGAAACTTCTATTTCATTAAATTTTTACGATGGCCAGACGATAAATTTCAATTTAAAAAACAATAGTAAAGAAGCTGTCTTAAAATCGGCCGACTTTATAACATTACATGTGCCTAAGCAAAAAGCATACGTAATTGGAAAAAGTGAATTCGGTTTAATGAAAGACGGTGTTGGTATCATCAACACTGCTCGTGGTGGTGCTTTAGATGAAGTAGCTTTGATTGACGCTATGGAATCACGTAAAGTTGCTTTTGCAGGCTTAGATGTGTACGAATCTGAACCAAAACCGGAAATAAAAATACTAATGCACCCTGATATTTCGTTAACACCACATATTGGTGCAGCTACTAAGGAAGCTCAAGACAGAATTGGTGTCGAACTAGCAACTAAAATTAGCTCATTGTTAAAATAA
- a CDS encoding DUF937 domain-containing protein has translation MSGLLDLLSGPMGQQLISGVAGQTGESEGKTASVLSMAMPLLLGAMKKNVSTPEGAQGLMSALQGGKHDGSILDNLGGLFGGGVDDAVTNDGAGILGHLLGSKQESVESAISQKAGVDAGSVGNILKIAAPILMGFLSKQTSQNNVSDAGGMNALLGGMLGGQPQENQSLITSLLDADGDGSILDDVAGMVMGSSSKKGGIGGLLGGLFGK, from the coding sequence ATGTCAGGATTATTAGATTTATTAAGTGGCCCAATGGGTCAACAATTAATTAGCGGTGTTGCAGGTCAGACTGGAGAATCAGAAGGAAAAACCGCAAGTGTACTTAGTATGGCTATGCCATTGCTATTAGGCGCTATGAAAAAGAATGTTTCTACGCCAGAAGGTGCGCAAGGATTAATGAGTGCCTTACAAGGAGGAAAACATGATGGAAGTATACTAGATAACCTAGGTGGTTTATTTGGTGGTGGAGTTGATGATGCGGTAACCAATGATGGCGCCGGAATTTTAGGTCACCTTTTAGGTTCTAAACAAGAAAGTGTTGAGAGTGCAATAAGCCAAAAAGCTGGTGTTGACGCTGGATCTGTAGGTAATATTTTAAAAATTGCAGCTCCTATTTTAATGGGATTCTTGTCAAAACAAACTTCTCAAAACAATGTTAGTGATGCTGGTGGAATGAATGCTTTATTAGGGGGTATGCTTGGTGGTCAGCCACAAGAAAACCAAAGCTTAATCACGTCTTTATTAGATGCTGATGGTGACGGTAGTATCCTAGATGATGTTGCAGGAATGGTCATGGGTTCTAGCAGTAAGAAAGGTGGCATCGGAGGACTTTTAGGAGGCCTTTTCGGAAAATAA
- a CDS encoding DUF6146 family protein, protein MKKKVVHLSILLTVVALITFSCTSTKTINPVSEKEQEAFHQTQGDTITIADEESDYEIIIIEPGFNFWLQSIAKSEGYYSQNYLEARNAIWVQEWNQRVQQPQRFDPSLYEMTINYDSFTDYGYEVNYKLYNYFIYFQRKYNQRLGSFYPRI, encoded by the coding sequence ATGAAAAAGAAAGTAGTACACTTGAGTATTCTCCTAACAGTCGTCGCTTTAATTACGTTTAGTTGCACGAGTACTAAAACTATTAACCCTGTTTCTGAAAAAGAACAAGAAGCTTTTCATCAAACCCAAGGCGATACCATTACTATTGCAGATGAAGAAAGTGACTATGAAATTATCATTATTGAACCCGGATTTAATTTTTGGTTACAAAGCATAGCTAAATCAGAAGGGTATTATTCGCAAAACTATTTAGAGGCTAGGAATGCCATATGGGTACAAGAATGGAACCAAAGAGTGCAACAACCACAACGCTTTGATCCTAGTTTATATGAAATGACAATCAACTATGATTCATTTACAGATTACGGTTATGAAGTAAACTATAAGCTTTACAATTACTTCATTTATTTCCAAAGAAAATATAATCAACGCTTAGGTTCTTTTTATCCCCGTATATAA
- a CDS encoding DUF6787 family protein: MKKLKERWGIESNFGIIMILLVFSVTGSSALKIARPLLDYIGFTRETFADDWYFSVLYWTVRILIIFPIYQILLVAFGWLFGQFKFFWNFEKKMLCRLGLGFLFK; encoded by the coding sequence ATGAAAAAATTAAAAGAACGCTGGGGAATAGAATCTAACTTTGGGATCATCATGATTCTACTCGTTTTTTCAGTTACAGGATCATCAGCATTAAAAATTGCGAGACCTCTCTTGGACTATATTGGATTTACACGAGAGACTTTCGCAGATGATTGGTATTTTTCTGTGCTCTATTGGACCGTGCGTATTCTAATTATTTTTCCCATCTATCAAATTCTATTGGTTGCCTTTGGGTGGCTATTTGGGCAATTTAAATTTTTCTGGAATTTTGAAAAGAAGATGCTATGTCGCCTTGGTCTAGGCTTCTTGTTTAAATAA